A region from the Stygiolobus caldivivus genome encodes:
- the cmr6 gene encoding type III-B CRISPR module RAMP protein Cmr6 — protein MTIHPNLFDILNKLTRIGDINLFSVLSLTSIIYNNFEEFLSNTLTYSLDNPLLKYNVIILDDKNKSKDIKDKKSLFKKEIAELVSKNFKLKDKKAKEYFDNLRETLKTLKYTVVDVEITTRTKALIGVSTSLGKLIFDSGISFDPYMNLPYIPASEIKGIVRSYIEDKLSEQEAEEIFGDEEREGNANFTDAYPVKAENFVFVPDVITPHYNKKRSEMDAEPTPIIHLTIVPKVTFRFLIYYKREDLGKPICYTLPLVVIRGLGARSSVGYSLFELSKVEAIK, from the coding sequence ATGACAATTCATCCTAATCTATTCGATATCTTAAATAAGTTGACACGCATAGGAGATATTAATCTATTCTCGGTGTTAAGTTTAACTAGCATAATATACAATAATTTTGAAGAATTTCTTTCAAATACTCTGACGTACAGTCTTGATAATCCATTATTAAAATATAACGTTATAATCCTAGATGACAAAAATAAAAGTAAAGACATTAAAGATAAGAAGAGCCTATTTAAGAAGGAGATAGCTGAACTTGTCTCAAAGAACTTTAAATTAAAAGATAAAAAAGCAAAGGAGTACTTTGATAACCTTAGAGAAACACTGAAGACGTTAAAATACACAGTAGTAGATGTAGAAATAACTACTAGAACAAAAGCTCTAATTGGGGTTTCAACGTCATTGGGCAAGTTGATTTTCGACTCTGGAATTTCCTTCGATCCTTACATGAATTTGCCTTACATACCGGCTTCTGAAATTAAAGGAATCGTAAGGAGTTACATTGAAGATAAATTAAGTGAGCAAGAGGCTGAGGAAATTTTCGGTGATGAGGAAAGAGAGGGGAATGCAAACTTTACAGACGCTTACCCGGTGAAGGCAGAGAATTTCGTGTTTGTACCAGATGTTATTACACCTCATTATAATAAGAAGAGGTCCGAAATGGATGCAGAACCAACACCTATTATACATTTAACAATTGTCCCTAAAGTGACTTTTCGCTTCTTAATTTATTACAAAAGAGAAGATTTAGGAAAACCAATCTGCTATACTTTACCGCTAGTCGTGATAAGAGGTTTAGGTGCTAGGTCCTCGGTTGGGTATTCATTGTTTGAATTAAGTAAAGTGGAGGCGATAAAATGA
- a CDS encoding protein kinase domain-containing protein → MSSCNDLVNTGASLYKSGKLKEAHEKFNEALNLCPKDENALLWKGKAEVMMGDLEQAIKTLKSLNNGEAQYYLSLALYLYSFFVKDQQRILQEALFHASRAIRGSTNNEVINLSNLLQVMILMELGRVNEAWQVRPINTDTYDDLGFAYLRLKQGDADSARRFAVQAGNKIEQSSTLEGPDKEFIKGLAQMIIGRASIEKKEYGRAVSAFQRLNTDALRQVALLYEAQAYERMGLQDTACLTYSELVQIRDTPLIREKMINCTGLSPFTLNFPSVLLGKPLSFLYSWDPNTWVNRKLNDYLVKRVIGEGGNGYVLEATGPDGRDYAIKVLKVGTGSRADESFKNLMNEASTLASLSNNPNVVKIYAINVDMLVLKEILSGNTSLYLKSPPMIVMELMSGGTLYDLLSDDRFYYSSYWKKAVYRAIASVAEALVEIHSKGFVQCDIKPQNVFLTFKPKDPVDLPKVQFKLGDLGGAVKVGSDIIQLTTAYAPPEALTDKAEPSFDIFSLGIALYVLLTRKMDRPDLQEMEDAFNCYGVNDMTCVTRNVTTAKQKLALWGLNVPAEVEPLLKRMIDPDPLKRPAAREVLDQITKLV, encoded by the coding sequence ATGAGCAGTTGCAACGATTTAGTCAATACGGGCGCTAGTCTATATAAATCTGGCAAGTTAAAAGAGGCACATGAGAAATTTAACGAAGCCCTTAATTTATGTCCTAAGGACGAGAATGCCTTGTTGTGGAAAGGTAAGGCTGAGGTGATGATGGGTGACTTAGAACAAGCTATAAAAACACTAAAAAGCCTGAATAACGGTGAGGCCCAATATTACTTGTCCTTAGCGTTATACCTTTACTCCTTCTTCGTCAAGGATCAGCAAAGAATACTTCAGGAAGCTTTATTTCACGCCTCTAGAGCTATAAGGGGCTCAACTAATAATGAAGTAATTAACCTAAGTAATTTACTGCAAGTTATGATTTTGATGGAGCTCGGTCGTGTGAACGAGGCGTGGCAGGTTCGGCCAATAAATACAGATACCTATGATGATTTAGGTTTTGCATATCTTAGGCTTAAACAAGGTGATGCAGATAGTGCCCGACGTTTTGCTGTGCAAGCTGGTAATAAGATAGAGCAGAGTTCTACGTTAGAGGGGCCAGACAAGGAGTTCATAAAGGGTTTAGCACAGATGATAATAGGGCGTGCGTCAATAGAGAAAAAAGAGTATGGTAGAGCTGTGTCAGCGTTTCAACGCTTAAATACCGATGCTTTAAGGCAAGTAGCGTTACTCTATGAAGCCCAGGCTTATGAGAGGATGGGGCTACAAGACACTGCATGCCTGACTTATTCAGAATTAGTACAAATCCGAGACACACCCCTCATAAGGGAGAAGATGATTAATTGTACGGGGTTAAGTCCATTTACGCTAAACTTTCCTTCAGTGTTATTGGGTAAACCCCTTTCCTTTCTCTATTCATGGGACCCTAACACATGGGTTAACAGGAAGTTAAATGATTATTTAGTTAAGAGGGTGATAGGTGAGGGGGGTAACGGTTATGTGTTAGAAGCTACCGGTCCGGATGGGAGAGACTACGCTATAAAGGTCTTAAAGGTCGGGACCGGGAGTAGGGCTGATGAGAGTTTTAAGAACTTGATGAACGAGGCTTCCACCTTAGCGTCGCTCTCGAATAACCCTAATGTAGTAAAGATTTACGCCATAAATGTTGACATGCTAGTGCTTAAGGAAATACTCTCCGGGAATACTAGCCTCTATTTAAAAAGCCCTCCGATGATAGTCATGGAATTAATGAGTGGTGGTACACTTTATGACTTACTGAGTGATGATAGGTTTTACTACTCCAGTTATTGGAAGAAGGCCGTTTATAGGGCTATTGCTTCAGTCGCTGAGGCATTAGTTGAAATACACTCTAAGGGGTTTGTACAATGTGACATTAAGCCCCAGAACGTATTCTTAACTTTTAAGCCCAAAGACCCGGTAGACCTACCTAAGGTTCAGTTCAAGCTAGGGGACCTGGGAGGGGCAGTAAAGGTCGGGAGTGACATAATACAGCTCACGACAGCCTATGCACCGCCAGAAGCGCTCACAGATAAGGCTGAACCAAGCTTTGACATATTCTCCTTAGGGATAGCACTCTACGTACTGCTCACACGTAAAATGGACAGGCCGGACTTACAAGAGATGGAGGACGCGTTTAACTGTTATGGAGTAAATGATATG
- the cmr3 gene encoding type III-B CRISPR module-associated protein Cmr3 translates to MAKKIKIKPLEPLMLRAQGEFEPLVTGSHVSAQSLIIPRPSTIAGLLGYLKFSGSSDGDWLTTLLKQLGDAKIYGTLIEEGDENYLYPLRMGNLFALVNREILFCLKKILDGMNEKHEGWEKEIYDIFYEKNKLFELIDFQDRIGISLDRQKKVVKEHYLYTARYLSFKKDINYVVFVEGNLELSETIANLGGEGRVVKLEVEDDDDILNKDLSDDYYLALSPILIPDDIIDDILEENLIVMGKVDKVSLGFDIAHNRRKEMLTAVFEGSIIKKEFVDRYQKCIKNSSLFKDYEKIGYNTICGISNQNNMRKILPDS, encoded by the coding sequence ATGGCAAAGAAGATTAAAATAAAACCTTTAGAACCATTAATGTTAAGGGCTCAAGGGGAATTTGAGCCTTTAGTTACCGGCTCACACGTTTCTGCACAGTCTTTAATAATCCCTAGGCCGTCAACAATAGCCGGGCTTTTAGGATACCTAAAATTCAGTGGAAGCAGTGATGGAGATTGGCTCACAACTCTTCTTAAACAATTAGGAGACGCTAAGATTTACGGTACTTTAATAGAAGAGGGCGATGAAAATTACCTTTACCCATTAAGAATGGGGAACCTGTTTGCCCTCGTCAATAGAGAAATCCTATTTTGTTTGAAAAAAATTTTAGATGGTATGAACGAAAAACATGAAGGGTGGGAAAAAGAGATTTATGATATTTTCTACGAGAAGAATAAACTTTTTGAATTAATTGATTTTCAAGATAGAATTGGAATAAGTTTAGATAGGCAAAAGAAGGTAGTTAAAGAGCATTACCTATATACCGCGAGGTACTTATCTTTTAAGAAGGACATAAATTATGTGGTATTTGTAGAGGGTAATCTCGAATTAAGTGAGACGATAGCTAATTTAGGCGGAGAAGGCAGGGTTGTTAAGCTTGAAGTTGAGGACGATGATGATATATTGAATAAAGACTTATCAGATGATTACTATCTTGCGTTATCTCCAATTTTAATACCGGACGACATTATAGACGATATTTTAGAAGAGAATTTAATAGTTATGGGCAAGGTGGATAAGGTTAGTTTGGGGTTTGATATTGCCCATAATAGAAGGAAGGAAATGCTTACTGCAGTGTTTGAAGGTAGTATAATTAAGAAAGAGTTTGTTGATAGGTATCAGAAGTGTATTAAAAACAGTAGTTTGTTTAAAGATTATGAGAAAATAGGCTATAATACTATTTGCGGAATAAGTAATCAAAATAATATGAGAAAAATATTACCAGATTCGTAG
- the cmr1 gene encoding type III-B CRISPR module RAMP protein Cmr1 has product MSLRLKALYPLTGGYNRHSINTFYEEFVRPTEIKGLWRWWNRVLFNTASYAKGGKLYTYDSIDGLFEDVFGSEDRKSAVRLEVMTEEGSQFELPEVKLDKVLNFLLDKVGDRSKGYKRKITLDYKDSLIVKARNTQIPTYSKSNINIDENKDLVFRNNLLKFELLGFSSTKIDATKISGKDVLEEILRDLITDYLEYFNIKCEIEFAFNIYLDKNRERENFKAKLKFTLYSLLIYILLGGIGRKTSRGFGSLSIVDIKCYDEVCSDLESHVKEILKVENGKELKEKLMDLIRSVTTYDIHLSDERHRLIEANLDANAVYYYFAPNTLERTIFANEIDPNKNKIAQILNSIVEAVTKGGKCIRIIQNPLAFLILFCGNRKNEEKILKSTQNVDNYLKTLGYNNYDVASWMTKYYNIFGSKQRRPSALRFKILMNNRRAFLLTYLLVPSYIEYITNSPVKIDYSTLCKDLKTIADCVSKT; this is encoded by the coding sequence ATGTCTCTTAGGCTGAAGGCCCTTTATCCCTTAACGGGAGGATATAATAGGCATAGTATAAACACGTTCTACGAGGAATTTGTTAGGCCTACCGAGATTAAGGGTTTATGGAGGTGGTGGAACAGGGTCTTGTTTAATACTGCAAGTTACGCAAAGGGAGGCAAGCTTTATACTTATGATTCTATAGATGGGCTTTTTGAAGACGTTTTTGGCAGTGAGGATAGGAAGTCTGCAGTTAGGTTAGAGGTTATGACTGAGGAAGGCAGTCAGTTTGAACTTCCTGAAGTAAAGCTGGATAAGGTGCTGAATTTTTTACTGGATAAGGTGGGGGATCGTTCAAAGGGTTATAAGAGGAAAATAACGTTAGACTATAAAGATAGTCTAATTGTTAAAGCTAGAAATACTCAAATTCCTACTTATTCTAAATCTAATATAAATATAGACGAAAATAAGGATCTAGTATTTAGAAACAATTTACTTAAGTTTGAATTATTAGGTTTTAGCAGTACTAAAATAGATGCTACTAAGATTTCTGGCAAGGATGTACTTGAGGAAATCCTACGCGATTTAATTACAGATTACTTAGAATATTTCAATATTAAGTGTGAAATAGAATTTGCTTTCAATATTTATCTAGATAAAAATCGCGAGCGAGAGAATTTTAAGGCTAAGCTTAAGTTCACGTTATATAGTCTGTTAATTTATATTCTGTTAGGAGGGATTGGGAGGAAAACTAGTAGGGGGTTTGGTAGTTTATCTATAGTAGACATTAAGTGCTATGATGAGGTATGTAGTGACCTGGAAAGCCACGTTAAGGAAATTTTGAAAGTAGAAAATGGAAAAGAGCTTAAAGAAAAATTAATGGATTTAATTCGTAGTGTAACCACGTATGATATTCATCTTTCCGATGAGAGGCATAGGTTGATCGAAGCTAATCTCGATGCCAATGCAGTATATTACTATTTCGCTCCAAATACTCTAGAACGTACAATATTTGCTAATGAGATTGATCCGAATAAGAATAAAATAGCTCAAATACTTAATTCCATAGTTGAAGCAGTTACAAAAGGAGGAAAATGTATTCGAATTATTCAGAATCCGTTAGCGTTTCTAATACTATTTTGTGGGAATAGAAAAAATGAGGAAAAAATTCTTAAATCTACACAAAATGTTGATAATTACTTAAAAACGTTAGGATATAATAATTATGACGTAGCCTCTTGGATGACTAAATATTATAATATTTTTGGCTCTAAGCAACGTAGACCATCAGCTTTAAGATTTAAAATATTAATGAATAACAGAAGGGCTTTCCTTTTAACATACTTATTGGTTCCGTCGTATATTGAATACATTACAAATAGTCCTGTTAAGATTGATTATAGTACATTATGTAAAGATCTTAAAACTATAGCAGACTGTGTGAGCAAAACATGA
- the cas10 gene encoding type III-B CRISPR-associated protein Cas10/Cmr2, producing MSNEISVNNFINQKLLALIHDPPNKAWVISGEAHNLTSEIKKIIRNGKAHEKVAKFIAKQLFNMESLEENIENADSLASSIDRYLGSITYREKSIFRERNILLKNIFLPSIQKHVGNLFPKNKPELDNLINKYKKILNINNIDILRYQLFYLIYELIWIDSAYESSPSDTRNPTHSIFDHLYATAAMMNWILTFNGDNKDTRKGYLLGMDTVGVADFISKGRKVRDLWVSSYLVSALLWYVITAFIEEYGPDVVLFPSLRFNQFYAFYLLEKLRKEGIDKEVIDEVKQLVTEYIFNGDDLFEKLKIPPYPIIPGRVTLILPGFKSDGDHYSPLPDDNYFISKVKERYDEGWKRLIRALRIYSQEKRGDGFWNLVCNVLKRTEELLLIPPLKIRVRQVSVEKNEIFEKVNSKKPALKSDAWKVYDTKYRQLVSEFKKDKLVKVTPESHLKLFELTKDGKLPQFGEKSKRGYEFCTSCGVLPAVVIMPKEEEFNKLIGLGMAKDENDLTCIKKMISPGERLCPWCLVKRALGAEPRLMRVLLLGGLYDVEEIVKEVLTEAVKIEIPSTSDVASIRTFEEMIEKKDELCEDLKNEKVCETPTESRLSMWQWFNENYNKGIDLTIDPEEHWFSEEKRGYYFSLFRKHGINFPSPYYALVRADSDYLGDLLEGKLTPYLAGIIDSGDYANISAKKEEVDELLKGYLKDSASESVEPYIHSILLCIEGEKEKRCCPCAEKIYLNELMKRIKRGGRKGINENEVNKEVKSTINYFNEIFNKGRIIVTPAWHVSISSALNRGLIAEINLINKHKGFVIYAGGDDLLAMLPISEVLDFIKESRRAFAGYGDRLGNMCLEGGFTRLNNTYYPALPIVGRSYSVIVSHYADPLPTIINDSYYLLEEGKERISIDTDKGRIKKDIVIFKYQGLQSVIPLSLIRPIVTSKDSFKDIASVIELILALKRKVDEGEISTSLLYDYENYRGLITSSPLPIAKPLLEYWIKRNSSLKDAKYLVELFRPEYFTTRIEGYRLKGDLISNVVYTLRIIYGGE from the coding sequence ATGAGTAACGAAATTTCAGTTAATAATTTCATAAATCAAAAATTACTAGCCTTAATCCATGATCCTCCAAACAAGGCATGGGTAATATCGGGGGAAGCACACAATTTAACAAGTGAAATAAAAAAAATCATTAGAAATGGAAAAGCACATGAAAAGGTAGCCAAGTTTATAGCTAAGCAATTATTTAACATGGAGAGTCTTGAAGAAAATATTGAAAATGCAGATTCACTAGCTAGTTCTATAGATAGATATTTAGGGAGCATTACATATAGGGAAAAAAGTATATTTAGGGAGCGCAACATACTCTTAAAAAATATCTTCTTGCCAAGTATTCAAAAGCATGTAGGTAACTTATTCCCTAAGAATAAGCCTGAATTAGATAATTTAATAAATAAATATAAAAAGATATTAAACATCAATAATATTGATATTTTAAGGTACCAGTTGTTTTACCTTATTTATGAATTAATATGGATAGATTCTGCATATGAAAGTAGTCCTTCAGATACTAGAAACCCTACCCACAGCATTTTCGACCATTTATACGCAACTGCTGCAATGATGAATTGGATATTGACATTTAATGGTGATAACAAAGATACAAGAAAAGGTTATTTACTAGGTATGGATACTGTAGGCGTTGCTGACTTCATAAGTAAGGGAAGGAAAGTAAGAGACTTATGGGTTTCAAGCTATTTAGTCTCGGCACTTTTATGGTACGTCATTACGGCTTTCATAGAGGAATACGGACCGGATGTAGTTCTCTTCCCATCATTAAGGTTTAACCAGTTTTACGCGTTCTATTTATTAGAAAAATTAAGGAAAGAAGGAATAGATAAGGAAGTAATAGATGAGGTTAAACAACTGGTAACCGAGTATATATTTAATGGTGACGACCTATTTGAGAAATTGAAGATCCCTCCGTATCCCATAATTCCCGGCAGGGTTACGCTTATCTTACCTGGGTTTAAGAGTGACGGAGATCATTATTCCCCCCTTCCAGACGATAATTACTTCATTTCGAAGGTGAAGGAAAGATATGATGAGGGGTGGAAGAGGCTAATTCGGGCTCTAAGGATATATTCACAAGAGAAGAGAGGAGATGGTTTCTGGAATTTAGTTTGTAACGTATTAAAAAGGACTGAAGAACTGTTACTTATCCCTCCTCTGAAGATCCGCGTAAGGCAAGTAAGTGTAGAGAAAAATGAGATATTTGAAAAAGTAAATAGCAAAAAACCGGCACTAAAGTCAGACGCATGGAAGGTCTACGATACTAAGTATCGTCAACTGGTTAGTGAGTTTAAGAAGGATAAACTGGTCAAGGTTACACCAGAGTCACACTTAAAACTGTTTGAGTTGACAAAAGACGGCAAGCTACCCCAATTCGGTGAGAAGTCAAAGAGGGGGTATGAATTCTGTACTTCTTGTGGGGTTTTGCCGGCAGTAGTCATAATGCCCAAAGAAGAGGAATTTAACAAGTTAATTGGCCTCGGGATGGCTAAAGACGAGAATGATTTAACGTGCATAAAGAAGATGATTTCGCCCGGCGAAAGGCTCTGCCCATGGTGTTTAGTGAAAAGGGCTTTAGGTGCTGAGCCTAGACTTATGAGGGTTCTGCTACTAGGGGGCCTTTACGACGTTGAGGAGATTGTGAAGGAAGTACTGACTGAGGCTGTTAAGATAGAGATTCCCTCAACGAGCGATGTCGCATCAATTAGGACTTTTGAGGAAATGATAGAGAAGAAAGACGAGCTATGTGAAGATTTAAAGAACGAGAAGGTTTGTGAGACGCCTACTGAGAGTAGACTTTCCATGTGGCAGTGGTTTAATGAGAATTATAACAAGGGTATAGATCTCACAATAGACCCGGAGGAACATTGGTTTAGTGAGGAGAAAAGGGGATATTATTTCTCGCTATTTAGAAAACACGGTATTAATTTTCCATCACCTTATTACGCTTTAGTTAGGGCTGACAGCGATTATTTAGGCGATTTATTGGAAGGTAAGTTGACTCCTTATTTGGCTGGAATTATTGATTCCGGTGATTATGCTAACATAAGTGCGAAAAAAGAGGAAGTAGATGAACTGCTAAAGGGATATTTAAAGGATTCGGCCAGCGAAAGTGTAGAGCCGTACATTCATTCGATATTATTATGTATAGAAGGGGAGAAGGAGAAGAGATGTTGCCCTTGTGCAGAAAAAATTTACTTAAATGAATTAATGAAGAGAATAAAGAGAGGGGGAAGGAAAGGAATAAATGAAAACGAAGTGAATAAAGAAGTAAAATCGACCATCAATTACTTTAACGAGATATTTAATAAAGGAAGGATAATAGTCACTCCAGCTTGGCACGTCTCAATTTCCTCAGCACTTAACAGAGGGCTTATTGCGGAGATAAATCTGATTAATAAGCATAAGGGGTTTGTCATATATGCTGGTGGAGACGACTTACTTGCTATGCTTCCAATAAGCGAAGTTTTAGACTTTATTAAGGAGAGTAGGAGGGCTTTTGCGGGATATGGAGACAGATTAGGTAATATGTGTTTGGAAGGCGGTTTTACAAGGTTAAATAATACATATTATCCAGCATTGCCAATAGTAGGGAGGAGTTATTCCGTAATTGTTTCTCATTACGCAGATCCCCTACCTACAATAATTAATGATTCGTATTACCTACTAGAAGAGGGGAAGGAGAGGATAAGTATAGATACTGATAAAGGGAGGATTAAGAAGGACATCGTAATCTTTAAATATCAAGGATTACAATCTGTAATTCCTCTGTCATTAATTAGGCCTATAGTTACTTCAAAGGACAGCTTTAAGGATATTGCGAGTGTCATAGAGTTAATCTTAGCGTTGAAGAGAAAGGTAGATGAGGGGGAGATTTCTACTTCTTTACTTTATGACTACGAGAATTATAGGGGCCTAATTACTTCTTCACCCTTACCGATCGCGAAGCCGTTACTAGAGTATTGGATAAAGAGGAATTCCTCCCTTAAAGATGCAAAATACCTTGTGGAGTTATTCAGACCAGAGTATTTTACAACAAGGATAGAAGGTTATCGGCTTAAGGGGGATTTGATATCTAACGTGGTTTATACTTTAAGGATAATTTATGGTGGTGAGTAA
- the cmr4 gene encoding type III-B CRISPR module RAMP protein Cmr4, with protein MVYYNFFEPFFIHAVTNLHVGSGLSVEEEIDLPFQRDELGYPTIYASSLKGAIKSFLFKEFPNKRDVIYKVLGEDENPEGASLGTFLDAVLFAIPSRIVEINSARPHIWVYVTTYELLKKVKSYLESSSQLSNAYFSLQNIIDNILSKEGVNIALGSHLKYAILNEDFYIELETFDVDIPYITDDNVPLLVLEDSKGREVINRSLIRVKRIRINRNTKTVETGGLWSEEYIPMRSIFFSVFLSKEGKESAVFMSCILRNLRYVILGGKETIGKGIAELRWARDVL; from the coding sequence ATGGTTTACTACAATTTTTTTGAACCATTTTTTATTCACGCTGTCACCAACTTACATGTTGGGTCAGGTTTATCAGTAGAGGAGGAAATAGACCTACCCTTTCAGAGGGATGAGTTAGGTTACCCAACTATTTATGCTTCAAGCCTGAAAGGGGCGATAAAGTCCTTTCTCTTTAAAGAGTTTCCGAATAAGAGAGACGTAATTTATAAAGTACTGGGTGAGGATGAAAATCCCGAAGGAGCATCGCTAGGTACTTTCTTAGACGCAGTACTTTTCGCAATTCCTTCTAGAATTGTAGAGATTAATAGTGCTAGACCTCATATATGGGTCTACGTTACTACATACGAACTATTAAAGAAGGTTAAGTCTTATTTGGAATCATCCTCTCAATTATCTAATGCCTATTTTAGTTTACAAAATATAATCGATAATATACTTTCTAAGGAAGGGGTAAATATTGCGCTAGGAAGTCATTTAAAATACGCTATTTTAAATGAAGACTTCTACATTGAATTAGAGACTTTTGACGTTGACATCCCCTATATAACTGACGATAATGTGCCATTATTGGTGTTAGAAGATTCTAAAGGTAGGGAGGTAATTAATAGGTCTTTAATTAGGGTTAAGAGGATTAGGATAAATAGGAATACTAAGACTGTAGAGACTGGCGGTTTGTGGTCTGAGGAGTACATACCAATGAGGAGTATTTTCTTTTCAGTGTTTTTAAGTAAGGAGGGTAAGGAGAGTGCGGTGTTCATGAGCTGTATTTTGAGGAATTTGAGATACGTCATTCTAGGAGGTAAGGAGACTATAGGGAAAGGGATAGCGGAACTGAGGTGGGCAAGGGATGTCTTATGA
- the cmr5 gene encoding type III-B CRISPR module-associated protein Cmr5, whose product MSYEDYELALKAFEKAINSLPNEEAKRKFRSRARDMVEEIYTSGFIPTFFYIVSKAGLEDNDKMDRLIMLLSSPTSVDLGRGDEASYMAYLFIILYYLSERDIVDRKFLIDKLRCNRLEVINMMYELSPIISARIKRYLLAVKRLAEAMIEGR is encoded by the coding sequence ATGTCTTATGAGGATTACGAGTTAGCGTTGAAGGCTTTCGAAAAAGCGATTAATTCGTTGCCTAACGAAGAGGCTAAGAGAAAGTTCAGGAGCAGGGCGAGGGATATGGTGGAGGAAATTTACACTTCCGGTTTTATTCCCACGTTCTTTTACATAGTTTCTAAGGCTGGGCTTGAGGATAATGATAAAATGGACAGGTTAATTATGTTGTTATCTTCTCCCACAAGCGTTGACCTAGGCAGGGGTGATGAGGCATCCTATATGGCTTACTTATTTATTATCCTATATTATTTATCCGAAAGAGATATAGTGGATAGAAAATTCTTAATTGATAAGCTCAGATGTAATAGGTTAGAAGTTATAAACATGATGTATGAGTTGTCCCCTATAATTTCTGCTAGAATAAAAAGGTATTTGTTAGCGGTAAAAAGATTAGCAGAGGCTATGATTGAGGGGAGGTAA
- a CDS encoding AAA family ATPase translates to MRLKITSLGPITEKSEIELGDLTVFFGPPNSGKSTALKAIYYSLHPLLNNEVGDGFVDLGSMKLEYVTKDNSYEFKFHPSTDYLKELLPEGEFSAEPLFAKFVEENSLFEDFEDTLVNPSIMLPSGCEGVREVPYEVKISGKSGKVIIHLTNELTPKCKEALYTELGKVIMPTVGKRIADKYKEKFLEYLRKEEKVGHVVLIPYSRSFVTFELLTLIELAASNMPSKSGSLLVDIIQSIVKSLKSPILFSYKSFLLENILGDVKELETYFDEIKGRREINKRVYELLKPLIPGDVKVLNDKLTYVEGDKPIPWRHTSASVMEAVSLLLSVGEGQLILYEEPETQLHERLQVLMALILYAMSLFNKLVITTHSQTILYTLSFMAYLKPTAEEVKKLLEKLGVKDDELAKAVEEANNKEVKFYYFHDGKVEEKPAEEVSEGVPSVTDVMDIELSWLSELYLSRGGKDSNSK, encoded by the coding sequence ATGAGGCTTAAGATCACGTCCCTTGGACCGATCACAGAGAAGAGCGAAATTGAACTCGGTGACCTGACGGTATTTTTCGGTCCGCCTAATTCTGGGAAGTCGACTGCTTTAAAGGCGATATATTATTCGCTACACCCTCTACTTAACAACGAGGTGGGAGACGGGTTTGTTGATTTAGGGAGTATGAAGCTCGAATACGTAACAAAGGACAATTCCTACGAGTTTAAGTTCCACCCTTCAACTGATTACCTTAAGGAATTACTTCCAGAAGGGGAGTTCTCTGCAGAGCCTTTATTCGCAAAGTTTGTAGAAGAGAACTCCCTCTTTGAGGACTTCGAGGACACTTTAGTAAACCCTTCAATAATGTTGCCCTCAGGATGTGAAGGAGTAAGAGAAGTGCCATATGAGGTTAAAATCTCTGGAAAATCTGGAAAAGTGATAATACACCTCACTAACGAGCTTACCCCTAAATGCAAGGAGGCGCTTTATACGGAGTTAGGTAAGGTAATCATGCCTACTGTAGGTAAAAGGATTGCCGATAAATATAAAGAAAAATTCCTCGAGTATTTGAGAAAAGAAGAAAAGGTAGGTCACGTAGTGCTCATACCTTATTCAAGGTCATTTGTAACTTTTGAACTGTTAACTCTTATAGAGTTAGCTGCCAGTAATATGCCGTCTAAATCAGGTAGTCTATTAGTAGACATTATACAAAGCATAGTGAAATCACTTAAGAGTCCAATTCTCTTTTCATATAAGTCTTTCTTGCTAGAGAATATTTTAGGAGACGTAAAGGAACTCGAAACCTATTTCGATGAAATAAAAGGGAGGAGGGAGATCAATAAGAGAGTATACGAACTCTTAAAACCATTAATACCCGGTGACGTCAAAGTCCTGAACGACAAGCTGACGTACGTAGAGGGAGACAAGCCCATCCCTTGGAGACACACCTCAGCTTCTGTTATGGAAGCCGTAAGCTTACTTCTGTCAGTGGGGGAAGGACAGTTAATACTTTATGAAGAGCCCGAAACTCAACTCCACGAGCGGTTGCAAGTACTCATGGCACTTATCCTTTATGCCATGTCTTTATTTAATAAGTTGGTAATAACTACTCATAGTCAGACAATATTATATACACTTTCATTTATGGCTTACCTAAAACCCACTGCTGAAGAGGTTAAAAAATTGCTGGAGAAACTGGGAGTTAAGGACGACGAGTTAGCTAAAGCTGTAGAAGAGGCAAACAATAAGGAGGTAAAGTTCTATTATTTCCATGACGGAAAAGTGGAAGAAAAACCTGCTGAGGAAGTGAGTGAAGGGGTCCCCAGCGTTACGGACGTAATGGATATTGAATTAAGCTGGCTTTCCGAACTATATTTATCCAGAGGTGGTAAAGATTCTAATAGCAAATGA